In Actinomycetota bacterium, the genomic window GTTCTGTACCGACTTGCGGTGAGAGGCCCTCGACAGAGAGACGACCGCCGGGACGCTTCGGGGGTCCGATCCCGCCAGCACCAGTCCGGCCGACTCGATGGCGACGTCGGTCCCGGCGCCGATCGCTATGCCGACGTCGGCCCTCGCGAGGGCGGGAGCGTCGTTGACCCCGTCACCGATCATGGCCACCGACCGACCTCGGTGTTGGAGCTCGGCGACCTTGGCCGCCTTGTCCTGAGGCAGCACCTCGGCGAGGACCTCGTCGATCCCAAGGTCACGCGCCACCGCTTCCGCCACCTGAGCCGCATCCCCCGTGATCAGCACGACGCGACGGCCGAGCCTCTGGAGGCTCCGGACGGCCTCCCCCGCCTCCGGCCGGACCTCGTCCTCGAGCGCGACCGCGCCCGCGACCGTCGTCCCGTCGACGAGGTAGAGGATCGAGGCCCCCCGGGCGCGGTAGGTGTCCGCCCATCTGTTCAGCTCCTCGGGTTCCTCCGTCCCGCGTTCGGCGAGCAGGCGCGGCCCGCCCACCCCGAGGCGCCGGCCGTCGACCTCTGCCTCGACGCCGCGGCCAGGCAGCGAACGGAACGACGTCACCGCCGGGACGTGGAGGCCTCGCTCCCGGGCCGCGCGGACGATGGCCCGCCCGAGTGGGTGTTCGCTCTGAGCCTCGGCCGCGGCAGCCAGGGCGAGCAGCTCCTCCTCGGTCCACGGGTCCGACGCCGCGAGACCGACGACGGCGTGCTCCCCCCTCGTCAGGGTCCCGGTCTTGTCGAACAGGAACGTGTCGACCGTGCGGCTGCGCTCTAGCGAGAGCCGGTCCCGGACGAGTATCCCCGCGCGAGCCGCGATCGCGCTGGACAGGGAGGTGACGAGAGGCGTAGCCAGTCCGAGCGCGTGCGGGCACGAGATCACGAGGACCGTCACGAGGCGCATCACCGCTTCGTAGGGAGACCCCAGGGCCGACCAGACGACGAAGGTGGCGACCCCGGCCCCCGTGGCCACGTAGAACAGCACCGCCGCCGCTCGGTCGGCGAGGACCTGCGCGCGCGAGCGGGAGCTCTGCGCCTGCTCGACGAGTCGTCTTATGCCCGCGAGGGCCGTGTCCTCCCCGATGGCGCTCACGCGCAGCTTGAGCGACGAATCGGTGGATACGGTCCCGGCGACGACTCGTTGACCGGGTCCACGGGCGACGGGCCGGGACTCCCCGGTGATCATCGACTCGTCGAGTTCCGCCTCCCCCTCGGCGATCTCCCCGTCGGCAGGGACGCGCCCGCCCGCTCGCACGAGCACCACGTGTCCGGGGCGTAGCGCGGACGCCGGGACCGTTCGAACGGACCCGTCGTCCTCGACCAGATCCGCCTCGTCGGGGAGGAGCTCGGCGAGGGCGGACAGGGCGTCTCGCGCCTGGCCGAGAGCCCGCATCTCCAGCCAGTGTCCGAGGAGCATGATCGTCACCAGAGCGGCCAGCTCCCACCAGAAGTCGACGTGCAGCAGGCCGAGGGAGGTGGCCATCGAAGCCGTGAACGCGACCGATATCGCCATCGAGATGAGCAGCATCATCCCGGGCCGCCGAGACCTCAGCTCGTGCCACCCGCCCTCGAGGAACGGCCAACCTCCCCACAGGAAGATGACGGTCCCGAGGACGGGGCCGACCAGTCCGAGGCCCGGGAAGGCCAGGCGGTAACCGAACCAGTCCATGATCATCGGGCTGGTCACGATCACGGGGAGGCTGAGCGCCAAGCTGACCCAGAAGCGGCGGCGGAACGCCGCGGCGTGGTGCCCGCCGTGGTCCGCCGCTCCTGCGTGGGATCCGTGGGACCCGTGGGAGCCGCCGCCCTCCCCATCGTCGTGGGACGCGTGGCTCCCATGGGGGTCGTGGTGGAGCGGCTGCCTCTCGAACCGGTCGTCCAACCTCTGCATGTCTTCCTCCCTGTCTCGGGAGGCAGCATACCCCCGGGGGGTATGCTCGTCAAGCCCCACTTGCCGGTGTGCAGGCGGGAAGGCATCCTGCATTGGCTGAGGAGGTACGGGATGGCTCTGTGCGGCAACTGCGGTCAGCAGCTCGACCAGGAGGACACTCGGTGTCCCAACTGCGGGAGGCCGGTCGGGCGTGCGTCGCCTTCGGGAGAACCCGCGCGGAGCACAGACGGGACGGCGATCGCGGCGCTCGTCTTCGGGGTCCTCGGCGTCCCGGGGTGCTTCGTCTTCTCGATCCTCGCGATCGTGCTCGGCAACCAGGCGCAGGCCCGGATCGCCGCGAACCCCGGGATCGGGGGGGAGGGCCTGGCGCGGGCCGGGTCCATCCTGGGATGGGTCGGACTCGCGCTCGCGGGCGCGTGGATCCTGTTCGCGCTCGTCGGCGCGGTGGGGTTCCTACCCTTCATCCTGTAGCGTGACCGCTTCCTCCCAGGACGCGGCCCACGCTTCCTCCGGAACCTCGGACGCGAGGCAGGTCTCCGAGGCCACGCGGGCGTAGGTCGTCCCGCCCCCGGCGACCCGCTCCACCACGTCGCGGATCGCGAAGCACTCCGTCGCCCCCCGTGCCGCGAGCACGATCTCGTTCGGGCCGACGACGTGGATCGATACCTCGCCCGGCCCGGCGCTCGGGCCCTCGAGGAACGTCAAGGCCGGCTCCATCATCCGCATCGTGTCGAGCGTCACGCTCTCGTACGTCTCCTCGTCGGTGAAGATCGTCTTGGCGGAGGTGAGCCCGTTGCGGAGGCTCGACTGTGCCTCGCGGTCGGCGGCGGCTCCCCATACCAGAGGCGCCCTCCGCGCCTCTCGCTCCTCGAGGAACCCGACCGCGGACCAGGCCAGCACGATCCCCCACGCGATCCCCAACACACCCAGCACGACCCCGGCGACCGCCGCTCTGCGTCCGCCCATCGTCGGATCGCGCCGGACCGTGCGGAGCGCGCGCGCCCCCGTGGCGACCGCTACGACGCTCCCGACGAGGGGACAAGCGACGAACCCGGCGATCGCGGTGGCGAGGGACACCGTGGCCAGCGGCTCCCGACGCCCGCGGCCCTCACGGTGCCAGACCCGCTCGCCGCAGTTCGGACAGGCGAGCGCACGCGCGTCGACCTCGTTCCCGCACCGTGTGCAGTTGGGCATCTCCGCCTCCCAGGCGCCGAAGTATCGGCCGTGCCGTCGGACCCGGTCAAGGGGGCCCACCCGAGCCGGACGGCCGCGCGGCGAGGGGGCCCAGCGTGGGCTGGGCCCCCTCTCGAGTGGCGGGAGACTAGCTGCAGCCGGACGTCGAGCCGCAGGACTCGCAGGCGAAGCACGAGCCGGACGGCCGCATCCTGATCCCGCAGTTGTTGCAGAACGGGGCGTCCACGGCGGGCCGGGTGACGGTCTCGGCGGAGGACCGCGGCGCGGCCAGCGGCCCGTCCGCCTCGCCTGTCGCCGTCTTCTCGATCACGGGCGTGTTCATCCCGTTCGTGATCTCCGTCCGCTCCGCCACCGACCTGATCCCGAGCGCCTCGCGCTTGTCCCTCGGCAGGTACTCGAGCGCGAGGCGCCGGAAGATGAAGTCCATGAGCGAGGTGGCGAACCGGATGTCCTCGTCGTCGGTGATCCCACGCGGCTCAAAGGTCATGTTCATGAACTTCTCGACGTAAGCCTCGAGCGGGACCCCGTACTGCAGGCCCATCGAGATCGATATCGAGAAGGCGTCCATCACGCCCGCGAGCGTGGAGCCCTGCTTCGCCACCTTTATGAAGAGCTCGCCCGGCTGACCGGTCTCGGGGTAGAGGCCGACGATCACGTACCCGTCGCAGTCGGCGACCCGGAAGGAGAAGGTCTCCGCGGGACGCTTCTTCGGGAGACGTCTCCGGACGGGCTGCGGGTCGACCGGCTCGACCGACAGGACACCGTCCACCTTCTCCTTCTTCTCCGCGGACAGCGGCTGGTCGGCCTTGCAGTTGTCGCGGTAGATGGCCAGGGCCTTGAGCCCGAGCCGCCATCCCTCGACGTAGACGTGCTCGACCTCGTCGACGGAGGCCTCCTCCGGCATGTTGATGGTCTTGGAGATGGCCCCGCTGAGGAACGGCTGAACCGCGGCCATCATCCGGACGTGCCCCATGTAGCCGATCAGGTTGTCCGAGGTGAAGGAGCACGCGAACACGGGGTAGTGCTCGGGCTTGACGGCTGGAGCACCCACCACGGTGTTGTTCTGGTCGATGTACTCGACGATCGCCTCGATCTGCTCGTCGTTGTATCCGAGCCGTCGCAAGGCGCGGGGGACGGTCTGGTTCACGATGGACATCGTCCCGCCACCGACCATCTTCTTGACCTTCTTGAGGGCCAGGTCGGGCTCAACCCCCGTGGTGTCGCAGTCCATCATGAACCCGATGGTCCCCGTAGGAGCCAGCACGGAGACCTGTGAGTTCTCGACCCCGTGCTCCTCGGCCTCCTGGAGGGCGTGAGACCAGACCTCGTTCGCGCGGTCGACCACGCGCCGGAGCTGGTCGTCCCGGGCCGTGGGAGCCCCGGCTCCCACGATCTCCTCGTGGAACGTGCCGATGCGCCGATCCAGCTCCTCGTCCCCGGACGCCGGCGGGGCGGTCAGGGCCCGGGAGAACGCGGCGTGCTTCGCGAGCACCCTGAGCGTGGCCTGCCGGTTCTCCGGGTGCGAGAAGCCGGGGAGCGAGTCGTGGCCCGGGTACGGCCCGACCGCCTTGGCGAACTCGGCCGAGGCTCGGTACGCAGCCGCCTGCATGAGCGATGTCACCGCAGCCGCCCAAGCGCGACCCTCGTCGGAGTCGTAGGGGACGCCGATGGCCATCAGCAGAGCACCGAGGTTGGCGTATCCGATGCCGAGCTGACGGAACCCCCGAGCGTTGCGCGCGATAGCGTCCGTCGGGTAGTCCGCGGCCACGGCCAGGACGGCCTGCCCAAGCAGCACGATGAAGACCGCGTGTTCGAACGCCTCCACGTCGAAGCTGCCGTCGTCCCGGAGGAACCTGAGCAGGTTCAGGGAGGCGAGGTTGCAGGGCGAGTTGTCGAGGTGCATGTACTCCGAGCACGGGTTGCTGGCGGTGATCGGACCCGCCGCTGGAGCCGTGTGCCAGTCGTTGATCGTGTCGTGGTACTGGATCCCCGGGTCGGCGCACTCCCAGGCGGCCTGCGCCACCTGCTTCATGACGTCTCGCGCCATGTAGCGGTGGATGACGTCGCCCGATGTGACCCCCCGCAGCTCGTACTGCGTGTCCTGGACGTAGGCGTCCATGAAGACGTCGGTCACCCTGACCGAGTTGTTCGCGTTCTGGTACTGGATCGAGTACGCGTCGACGCCCGAGTCGACCGACATGTCGAACCCGGCTTGCTTCAGGGCGCGGGCCTTGCGCTCCTCCACCGCCTTGCACCAGATGAACCCGGGAGCCTTGTCCCGCATCTCGAGGATGTCGGGATGGTCGATGTTCATCACGACCATCTTCGCGGCCCGTCGGGTCGCGCCCCCGCTCTTTATGGTTCCGGCCGCCGCGTCCGCCCCCCGCATGAACGACACGGGCCCGGACGAGTACCCCCCGACCGCGAGCTGCTCGTAGGAGGACCGCAGGTTCGAGACGTTGAGCCCGGACCCCGACCCCCCCTTGAAGATGAACATCTCGTCGCGGTACCACTCCGCGATCGAGTCCATGGAGTCGTCGACGTGCAGGATGAAGCAGGCACTCGCCTGCTGGGCCCGACCCTCGACCCCGATGTTGAACCACACGGGCGAGTTGAACGACGCCTTCTGCGTCACGAGGATGTGGGTCAGCTCGTCGGCGTACGCCTTCGCGTCGAGGTCGGACGCGAACCTCCCCTGGTCGGTCCCCCACCTGACGATCGAGTTCACGACCCGGTCGATGATCTGCTTCAGCGACCACTCCCGCTGCGGCGTGTTCTGCTGGCCGCGGAAGTACTTCTCGGCGACGATGTTCGTCGCGTTGAGCGACCACGACGAGGGGAACTCGACGTCGGACTGCTCGAAGGCGACGACCCCGCCGCGGGAGACGATCGAGGCGGTGCGCCGCTCCCAGGTGATCTCGTCATAGGGGTGGACGTCGGCCCTCGTGAACCTCCGGGTTATCGTCAGGCCCTCCGCCCGCGTATCCACGACCGAGGCCTTCCTCCCGCTCCCGCTACCGTTGCCGTTCGTCCGACCGCCGGCCAT contains:
- a CDS encoding DUF4190 domain-containing protein, translated to MCRREGILHWLRRYGMALCGNCGQQLDQEDTRCPNCGRPVGRASPSGEPARSTDGTAIAALVFGVLGVPGCFVFSILAIVLGNQAQARIAANPGIGGEGLARAGSILGWVGLALAGAWILFALVGAVGFLPFIL
- a CDS encoding vitamin B12-dependent ribonucleotide reductase, translating into MAGGRTNGNGSGSGRKASVVDTRAEGLTITRRFTRADVHPYDEITWERRTASIVSRGGVVAFEQSDVEFPSSWSLNATNIVAEKYFRGQQNTPQREWSLKQIIDRVVNSIVRWGTDQGRFASDLDAKAYADELTHILVTQKASFNSPVWFNIGVEGRAQQASACFILHVDDSMDSIAEWYRDEMFIFKGGSGSGLNVSNLRSSYEQLAVGGYSSGPVSFMRGADAAAGTIKSGGATRRAAKMVVMNIDHPDILEMRDKAPGFIWCKAVEERKARALKQAGFDMSVDSGVDAYSIQYQNANNSVRVTDVFMDAYVQDTQYELRGVTSGDVIHRYMARDVMKQVAQAAWECADPGIQYHDTINDWHTAPAAGPITASNPCSEYMHLDNSPCNLASLNLLRFLRDDGSFDVEAFEHAVFIVLLGQAVLAVAADYPTDAIARNARGFRQLGIGYANLGALLMAIGVPYDSDEGRAWAAAVTSLMQAAAYRASAEFAKAVGPYPGHDSLPGFSHPENRQATLRVLAKHAAFSRALTAPPASGDEELDRRIGTFHEEIVGAGAPTARDDQLRRVVDRANEVWSHALQEAEEHGVENSQVSVLAPTGTIGFMMDCDTTGVEPDLALKKVKKMVGGGTMSIVNQTVPRALRRLGYNDEQIEAIVEYIDQNNTVVGAPAVKPEHYPVFACSFTSDNLIGYMGHVRMMAAVQPFLSGAISKTINMPEEASVDEVEHVYVEGWRLGLKALAIYRDNCKADQPLSAEKKEKVDGVLSVEPVDPQPVRRRLPKKRPAETFSFRVADCDGYVIVGLYPETGQPGELFIKVAKQGSTLAGVMDAFSISISMGLQYGVPLEAYVEKFMNMTFEPRGITDDEDIRFATSLMDFIFRRLALEYLPRDKREALGIRSVAERTEITNGMNTPVIEKTATGEADGPLAAPRSSAETVTRPAVDAPFCNNCGIRMRPSGSCFACESCGSTSGCS
- a CDS encoding heavy metal translocating P-type ATPase, with the translated sequence MQRLDDRFERQPLHHDPHGSHASHDDGEGGGSHGSHGSHAGAADHGGHHAAAFRRRFWVSLALSLPVIVTSPMIMDWFGYRLAFPGLGLVGPVLGTVIFLWGGWPFLEGGWHELRSRRPGMMLLISMAISVAFTASMATSLGLLHVDFWWELAALVTIMLLGHWLEMRALGQARDALSALAELLPDEADLVEDDGSVRTVPASALRPGHVVLVRAGGRVPADGEIAEGEAELDESMITGESRPVARGPGQRVVAGTVSTDSSLKLRVSAIGEDTALAGIRRLVEQAQSSRSRAQVLADRAAAVLFYVATGAGVATFVVWSALGSPYEAVMRLVTVLVISCPHALGLATPLVTSLSSAIAARAGILVRDRLSLERSRTVDTFLFDKTGTLTRGEHAVVGLAASDPWTEEELLALAAAAEAQSEHPLGRAIVRAARERGLHVPAVTSFRSLPGRGVEAEVDGRRLGVGGPRLLAERGTEEPEELNRWADTYRARGASILYLVDGTTVAGAVALEDEVRPEAGEAVRSLQRLGRRVVLITGDAAQVAEAVARDLGIDEVLAEVLPQDKAAKVAELQHRGRSVAMIGDGVNDAPALARADVGIAIGAGTDVAIESAGLVLAGSDPRSVPAVVSLSRASHRKSVQN
- a CDS encoding DUF4190 domain-containing protein codes for the protein MPNCTRCGNEVDARALACPNCGERVWHREGRGRREPLATVSLATAIAGFVACPLVGSVVAVATGARALRTVRRDPTMGGRRAAVAGVVLGVLGIAWGIVLAWSAVGFLEEREARRAPLVWGAAADREAQSSLRNGLTSAKTIFTDEETYESVTLDTMRMMEPALTFLEGPSAGPGEVSIHVVGPNEIVLAARGATECFAIRDVVERVAGGGTTYARVASETCLASEVPEEAWAASWEEAVTLQDEG